The Punica granatum isolate Tunisia-2019 chromosome 4, ASM765513v2, whole genome shotgun sequence genome has a window encoding:
- the LOC116206133 gene encoding U-box domain-containing protein 26-like: MPGSVEPLDLVGVQIPYHFRCPISLELMRDPVTVCTGQTYDRSSIESWVATGNTTCPVTRSPLSDFTLIPNHTLRRLIQDWCVAHRSFGVERIPTPKQPADPSLVRSLLSQLSSTSSCLPALRRLRSLARDSDKNRSLIASLGARHALLSILFSSPDHPDLALESLAVLSLFQLTDCTESDCTAIASDPDKVSFLARLLFHPSSLEVRVNSAALIEATVAGTRSQELRAQVSGAEGILEGVVALLRDAGAAYPRAAKVGLKALFALCLVKQTRHLAVAAGAPEALVDRLADCSAGADAERALATAELLCRVPAGCAAFGAHALTVPLLVKAILKISDRATEYAAGALLSLCTAKERCQGEAVAAGVMTQLLLLVQSDCTERAKRKAQMLLKLLRDSWPDDSTGNNSDDFACSEVVVPF; encoded by the coding sequence atGCCAGGGAGTGTGGAGCCGTTGGATCTGGTGGGCGTGCAGATACCGTACCACTTCAGGTGCCCAATCTCGCTTGAGCTGATGCGGGACCCCGTCACCGTCTGCACCGGCCAGACCTACGACCGCTCCAGCATCGAGTCCTGGGTCGCCACCGGCAACACCACCTGCCCCGTCACCCGCTCCCCTCTCTCCGACTTCACCCTCATCCCCAACCACACCCTCCGCCGCCTCATCCAGGATTGGTGCGTCGCCCACCGCTCCTTCGGCGTCGAGCGCATCCCCACCCCTAAGCAGCCCGCCGACCCTTCCCTCGTCCGCTCCCTCCTCTCCCAGCTCTCTTCTACTTCTTCCTGCCTCCCCGCCCTCCGCCGCCTCCGCTCCCTCGCCCGCGACTCCGACAAGAACCGCTCACTCATCGCTTCCCTCGGCGCCCGCCACGCCCTCCTCTCCATCCTCTTCTCCTCCCCCGACCACCCCGACCTCGCCCTCGAGTCCCTCGCCGTCCTCTCCCTCTTCCAGCTCACCGACTGCACCGAGTCCGACTGCACCGCCATCGCCTCCGACCCCGACAAGGTCTCCTTCCTCGCCCGCCTCCTCTTCCACCCCTCCTCCCTCGAGGTTAGGGTCAACTCCGCCGCCCTCATAGAGGCCACCGTAGCCGGCACCCGGTCTCAGGAGCTGCGGGCCCAGGTCAGCGGCGCCGAGGGCATCTTAGAGGGCGTCGTGGCCCTGCTCCGGGACGCCGGCGCGGCCTACCCGCGCGCCGCCAAGGTCGGGCTCAAGGCCCTCTTCGCGCTCTGCCTCGTGAAGCAGACCCGCCACCTCGCGGTGGCCGCGGGGGCACCCGAGGCCCTCGTGGACCGCTTGGCGGACTGCTCCGCCGGGGCGGACGCGGAGCGGGCGCTGGCTACGGCGGAGCTGCTGTGCAGGGTGCCGGCGGGGTGCGCGGCGTTCGGAGCCCACGCGCTGACCGTTCCGCTGCTGGTGAAGGCGATACTGAAGATATCGGACAGAGCGACGGAGTACGCGGCGGGGGCGCTCCTGTCGCTGTGCACGGCGAAGGAGAGGTGCCAGGGGGAGGCGGTGGCGGCGGGGGTGATGAcgcagctgctgctgctcgTGCAGAGCGACTGTACGGAGAGGGCCAAGAGGAAGGCTCAAATGCTGCTCAAGCTTCTCCGGGACTCATGGCCCGATGACTCCACCGGCAACAATTCCGACGATTTTGCTTGCAGTGAGGTCGTTGTACCCTTTTGa